A region of Maribacter algicola DNA encodes the following proteins:
- a CDS encoding cadherin repeat domain-containing protein encodes MRHFFKSNIFILLTIVLHISCSSDDGTVVVNLQDLTVSLDENPANGDAVGTVQSDAPTANFSITSQTPAGALGIDATTGELTVSNTSIFDFETNPVITASVTADNAANPAIITIDLNDLFESSAPGNTNTEFVIGSDAYVTPKAYLLVDDASLDGEYDREFTFVFTDGDIIEDAANEIAFETTTTVFTKVTCNLVFTSPTLAATPFFVWDPQTNPNGFVSIVMSGNNYSRYGVSSFTNTLSVGSQTFGQPADGTLLNHTALPQGSGPTNLLTINARTFDLNAMTGTIDCSYSYVDDNGETVTGVFVGNYEILTAF; translated from the coding sequence ATGCGACATTTTTTTAAATCAAACATCTTTATCCTTTTGACCATTGTACTTCATATTTCCTGTAGCAGTGACGATGGCACCGTGGTGGTAAACCTTCAAGATTTAACGGTATCCTTGGATGAAAATCCTGCAAATGGTGATGCTGTGGGAACGGTACAATCCGACGCGCCCACTGCCAATTTCAGCATTACCTCTCAAACTCCAGCAGGAGCTTTGGGCATAGATGCCACCACAGGTGAACTGACGGTATCGAATACCTCAATATTCGATTTTGAAACGAATCCCGTGATAACGGCTAGTGTTACAGCCGATAATGCGGCCAATCCGGCCATAATCACCATCGACCTGAACGATTTGTTCGAATCCTCAGCACCTGGCAATACCAATACGGAATTTGTGATCGGTTCTGATGCCTACGTTACGCCAAAAGCCTATCTATTGGTAGACGATGCCTCTCTCGATGGCGAATACGACCGCGAATTCACTTTTGTGTTTACGGATGGGGATATCATTGAGGATGCCGCCAATGAAATCGCTTTTGAAACGACAACGACAGTTTTTACAAAAGTAACTTGTAACCTGGTTTTTACTAGTCCTACCTTGGCTGCGACACCATTTTTTGTTTGGGACCCACAGACCAATCCCAATGGGTTCGTTTCCATCGTCATGAGTGGTAACAATTATTCAAGATACGGGGTAAGTAGTTTTACAAATACACTTTCCGTGGGCAGCCAAACCTTTGGACAACCAGCGGATGGTACCTTGCTCAATCACACTGCCTTGCCCCAAGGTAGCGGCCCTACCAATTTGCTCACGATCAACGCACGAACGTTCGACCTAAATGCCATGACAGGCACCATTGATTGTAGTTACTCCTATGTAGATGATAATGGTGAAACGGTCACAGGGGTTTTCGTCGGCAATTATGAAATCCTAACCGCATTTTAA